GGGCGAGCGGGGGTGTACAGGAGGTGTGCGGGGGCGTGTGGGGTGAGTGCACGGGTATTTGTGCCAATTTGAGTATAGCTTAACAATTTTCATGGTTCAATTTTTACACCGTACaattatttaactaaaaataaaaataattacacaTATACttctttacctaaaaaaaaaaaggtagttTTCTAGACGTatgaagttcaaatttatcGGTCTAATACGATTATCTCTATCAAATcgtcaaatttaaaatttaaattttatttatctcaTAAACGGTAGAATACCAAAACATGgtatttttacaaattttctcGTATATATCTAACGGTACAAAATTATTggtcaaaattaaatttatacgTCATCTATATTTATcgtatgatatgatatgttgtcATTTTATATGTaacaaaattgttttttaatttgatttttaaatatggatttttcttcttttttttttccaactaaattgaaaatttgataaaagtTGATAAGTtcagaatttaaataaataagataaatttttataacattaaatatcaaactattaatttgatcattaaaattttaaattattgtactgcaaaaaatttatatttggttGTTGgactttataaaattatatctaTTTAATTCATCTATAAAATATAAGGTTTATTGTAAgttattaagtttattttattttattgtcagaatatttatattttaatgctTCGTATTATTTAAAAGACAGTATAATGAGCTAGCTTATACGGGACTGTATACTGGTtgaattacattaataattaaaattttataaagttcaaatataaattttaaatatttttaaaagtagagtAGGATTAGgttgtaaccttattttcgAGTTGTTCGGGTTGACTTAACCAAAAAACTGTTAACCGGCAAAAACgaactaaaattttgattttaaaaaaattcaacccatcccaagaaaaaaaaaaaaaaaaaagaattatcgAGTTCTAATCTTTGACCAAGTTTAAACATTCCGCTGTAgattagaaattgaaatagtTTGACCCGCgaagtaacaaaaaaaaagattagagGTTCGAATCTCTCTAACCTTAGATATCATCTGCTAGCGGTGCGCTTGagctcttacaaatggtatcagaaccaaacACCAGGTGCGAGGAGCTGGGCCttcaagggaggtggattgtgagatcttacctcgtttggagaggagaacgagtatGGAAACTTCagcctagtagacgcgttttaaaaccttgaggacaatatctacgggtttggacggttacaaatgttaAACTAGAAAGCTCTAatgcaaaaatttaaattggcTAAATTATTGAAGATGCCCAAATTATATACTCGTGTTCTTTAAAAGATTTCATTTCTACCCTTCAAAGGATCAAAATTGACGGGGTTGACCGGTAGCTAATGATATTGTCACATACGCCcttgtttttcttaaaaattatttaaggagtatataaataaaattaatatggGAGTTGAAggattattttataaataaataaaaaaaaggtaaaaaaaggtaaaaaaggaAGGGTAAAAAAGTGGAGAAGTTGGGGTGAATATGGGAAGCAAGGAGAGTCAGCTAAGAGAGAGTTAAAATTTATTCACCAACCTGTCTGAAACTTctcgtctctctctctctctctgtttacTGTATTCAAAGGCACGTCTTCCAAGTGATTTCCTAAATAAATACTCTTCCACGAAACAAACGCCTTTATCGCGTGTTCATCCATCcactttcctttcctttcatcTTCCCTTTTCCTCTGCACGAATCCTTTCCTCCAATCTTTCGATCTTTCCGCCATGTCCATGGACCTTGAATTTCCTGAAAATCTCCCTAAAATCCGCCTTCCTTTACAGGTTCGATCGCCTCCTAAGCCTTCCAATTCCATCAACATCCCTTCCTCCGTCTCCGATCACGACGGCGCCGACCTTGACCACCGCGGCTGCCGGACGCCGACCTCTGCTGAGCACAAGATTCCGAAGATCATCAGCTGTCCTGGAGCGCCGAGGAAGCCGAAGCGTCCTCCCGTACCTTGCAAGAGGAAGTTGACCATGGAGCTCAAATTCTTTGAGTTCGTGAATCAAGAAGAAGTCGATAATTTCTTCCGATCCGCTTACGATCTCGAAGCTTCTTCCACGGCGCCGCCGAAGAGGAGCTGCTGCCGGTCAGCCTGATAATCCAGATTGTCGGTTTGAGCCCTAAATTACTACACCGATTatagaaaatcaatttttctttaattcttttcttttcttttcttttttttttccttttcctttctctccGATAGCGAGTCAGCTCTTGATGTGTATTATTATTACACGTACATACCACATGGAATCGAATCGAATCGAATCGAATGCAAGTCCTCTTTGCATCATCATCGGAGATAGATAATCGTATTTCCCGAAACAAACAGAACATTCCGCACATATATCTCTTCTTCTCCCCCTAAAATTTCTCATCAATTTCCTGAAATTCTCTGCTTCTTTGATCGTTTCTGCAGATTTCTAAATTCTTGATCTGAAATTCCAAATCGAACTCATGTAAGTTAGAAACCCTAACTATTTCGTATTCCTGTTGTATGAATGAATCCGATCCGTAGCTACAATAATTGAGTATAGAAATCATGAATTCGCTGctgatgaatgaaattacaCGATCATGTTGATGATTTCTTCAATTCTGTTTTGCGATTGAGATGAAATTTCCTTCTGATCTGCAGATTTACACCttgattctttgttcttgttgagTAATCAACACGGCTTTGGAAATTCgtttatatatctatatatatatatatatatatatattctatctCGATCAATTTGCAGGTAGAGAGAGATGCaatttccaattccaatttcaaacatcagaaagagagagggagttcttgccaaatttttttaattctatccccaatttcaaattatagagagagagaaaaattggGGGGAGTCGAAATTttcagaaagagagagaaaaaaaaaaaaaaaaaaaaaaaaaaaaaaaaaaaaaaaaaaaaaaaNAGAtgccaaaattttgaatttccatgaataatttttttaataataatttttaatttttagatcaGCATTTTATTTTGTCCCATTGTAGGCCACAACTTTCCCCAGGCAAAAAAGGGGTAAATTTAATGTCTcaacattatttaatttcagtGCTTTAAaatcctttatttatttatttatatagaataaaaaatataattttgggttttatttatttatttatttatttaaattatcatGAATAGTTCAATAGCACTTTTATTGTGCTATTTCAGCAAGTGGCTGTGCCTATCTTTTAGCTGACCAATTAAGtcaatattataaatcattattaattgaaCCCcacatttatattttcaacacaaatttattttccatacccttataaattatttttttattttctattttttttttgccttatTTTCTCATATATGGTAATGCACATTCATTATTGTTTCATATGTagacaaataaataatgaaattgtgtaaaattaaattgtctGATATGATTTTTAGACATAATATTCTTCATGACAACACATTTtaagtaaattaaattaaattaaattaaaaaagcatATCATCATCACCATTACCAAgtgcaaagaaaaaaaaatgatgaagggagtaattttatattaaggtttttacataaattaaatgaaaaatgaaataattttaggAAATTTGGAGCATAGGTTAGGTAAATTAATGAGGGacataaatgaaaatgtgtAGCATATatagatgatgatgaatttaGAATAGGGAAGTTTACATTAATTGGTGTATGGTGGTGAAGCATATTAGAAGGGCatattatttttgggttaaaGATGGATACATAATTAGTAGTGGTTGGATCCATCTTTGATCATGTTTCTAGAACTTAATGTTGTCGAAAGAGGTTGGAAACTCAATTacccaccattttttttaatgcttttctctctctctctctctctctctacattGCTCAATTATGAGTGAGTGAGAGTGAGCTTGATTTTCAAGCTATACTCATGGTGTCTTCGTCTTGAAGGAACATTTAAAGATTATTGGTTCGAAAAGAGAGACGGTTTTTTGTCTTTCAAATAGCaatcaatttgaacatagcTCGACTTGTTGAGATGTATGTGCCTTTGGAAGAGAGGGAACAGTGAACCCTAAACATACCTTAACTTGTTAAAAGATTACTAGCTCCGAAAGAGAGAtgctttttttcctttcaaaacaACAGCCAATTTGAGCAGAGCTCGACTTGTTGAGATATATGTACCTTCGGAAGAGAGGAAACAGTGAACCCTAAACATAGCTTAACTTATTAAAAGATTACTAGCTCGGAAAgagagatgtttttttttctttcaaaatagcagtcaatttgagcatagcTCAACTTGTTGAGATAAATGTACATTCGGAAGAGAGGAAACAGTGAACCCTAAACATAGTTTAACTTATTAAAAGATTACTAGCTCGAAAAGagtgatgtttttttttttttc
This genomic window from Cucurbita pepo subsp. pepo cultivar mu-cu-16 chromosome LG01, ASM280686v2, whole genome shotgun sequence contains:
- the LOC111784709 gene encoding cyclin-dependent protein kinase inhibitor SMR1-like; translated protein: MSMDLEFPENLPKIRLPLQVRSPPKPSNSINIPSSVSDHDGADLDHRGCRTPTSAEHKIPKIISCPGAPRKPKRPPVPCKRKLTMELKFFEFVNQEEVDNFFRSAYDLEASSTAPPKRSCCRSA